A window from Mycobacterium botniense encodes these proteins:
- a CDS encoding ABC transporter ATP-binding protein has translation MGTAIKVEGLSKSFGSQRIWEDVTMDIPAGEVSVLLGPSGTGKSVFLKSLIGLLRPERGSVIIDGTDITQCTAKELYEIRTLFGVMFQDGALFGSMNLYDNTAFPLREHTKKKESEIRDIVMEKLEMVGLGGDEKKFPGEISGGMRKRAGLARALVLDPQIILCDEPDSGLDPVRTAYLSQLLIDINAQIDATILIVTHNINIARTVPDNMGMLFRRKLVMFGPREVLLTSDEPVVRQFLNGRRIGPIGMSEEKDEATMAEEQAHLEMGHHDGGVEDIEGVPPQITPTPGMPERKAVARRRARVREILHTLPKNAQAAILDDLEGTHKFVAHELPDEVAIGRHRGEEEAPTASIPAQGDY, from the coding sequence ATGGGTACCGCTATCAAGGTTGAGGGGCTGAGCAAGTCCTTCGGATCCCAGCGGATCTGGGAAGACGTCACGATGGATATCCCAGCCGGTGAGGTCAGCGTGCTGCTGGGCCCTTCGGGGACCGGCAAGTCGGTGTTCCTGAAATCGTTGATCGGCCTGCTGCGGCCGGAGCGCGGCTCGGTCATCATCGACGGCACCGACATCACCCAATGCACGGCCAAGGAACTCTACGAGATCCGCACCCTGTTCGGGGTGATGTTCCAGGACGGCGCCCTGTTCGGGTCCATGAACCTCTACGACAACACCGCGTTCCCGCTGCGCGAGCACACCAAGAAAAAGGAAAGCGAAATCCGTGACATCGTCATGGAAAAGCTGGAGATGGTCGGCTTGGGCGGGGACGAGAAGAAGTTCCCCGGGGAAATCTCCGGTGGTATGCGCAAACGCGCGGGCCTGGCCCGGGCGCTGGTGCTCGACCCGCAGATCATCCTGTGCGACGAGCCCGACTCGGGGCTGGACCCGGTGCGCACCGCATACCTGAGCCAGCTGCTCATCGACATCAACGCGCAGATCGACGCCACGATCTTGATCGTGACGCACAACATCAACATCGCCCGCACGGTGCCGGACAACATGGGCATGCTGTTCCGCCGCAAGCTGGTGATGTTCGGCCCCCGTGAGGTGCTGCTGACCAGCGACGAGCCGGTTGTGCGTCAGTTCCTCAACGGTCGGCGCATCGGCCCGATCGGCATGTCCGAGGAAAAAGACGAGGCGACGATGGCCGAGGAGCAGGCGCACCTGGAAATGGGTCATCACGACGGCGGGGTCGAGGATATCGAGGGTGTGCCGCCGCAGATCACCCCCACACCGGGGATGCCGGAACGCAAAGCGGTGGCCCGCCGCCGCGCTCGTGTGCGCGAGATCCTGCACACGCTGCCCAAGAACGCGCAGGCCGCGATTCTCGACGACCTGGAGGGCACGCACAAGTTCGTGGCGCACGAGCTGCCCGACGAGGTCGCCATCGGCCGGCATCGCGGCGAGGAGGAGGCGCCCACCGCGTCGATCCCCGCCCAGGGGGACTACTGA
- a CDS encoding DNA-directed RNA polymerase subunit beta' codes for MLDVNFFDELRIGLATADDIRQWSYGEVKKPETINYRTLKPEKDGLFCEKIFGPTRDWECYCGKYKRVRFKGIICERCGVEVTRAKVRRERMGHIELAAPVTHIWYFKGVPSRLGYLLDLAPKDLEKIIYFAAYVITDVDEELRHNELSTLEAEMAVERKAIEDQRDADLEARAQKLEADLAQLEAEGAKADAKRKVRDGGEREMRQIRDRAQRELDRLEEIWSTFTKLAPKQLIVDENLYRELVDRYGEYFTGAMGAEAIQKLIENFDIDAEAEALREVIRNGKGQKKLRALKRLKVVAAFQQSGNSPMGMVLDAVPVIPPELRPMVQLDGGRFATSDLNDLYRRVINRNNRLKRLIDLGAPEIIVNNEKRMLQESVDALFDNGRRGRPVTGPGNRPLKSLSDLLKGKQGRFRQNLLGKRVDYSGRSVIVVGPQLKLHQCGLPKLMALELFKPFVMKRLVDLNHAQNIKSAKRMVERQRPQVWDVLEEVIAEHPVLLNRAPTLHRLGIQAFEPMLIEGKAIQLHPLVCEAFNADFDGDQMAVHLPLSAEAQAEARILMLSSNNILSPASGRPLAMPRLDMVTGLYYLTTEVPGDIGEYQPATKDSPERGVYSSPAEAIMAMDRGALSVRAKIKVRLTQLRPPPEVEAELFGENGWRPGDPWMAETTLGRVMFNELLPVGYPFVNEQMHKKVQATIINDLAERYPMIVVAQTVDKLKDAGFYWATRSGVTVSMADVLVAPGKQEILDAYEERADKVEKQFQRGALNRDERNEALVEIWKEATDEVGQRLREHYPDDNPIIMIVDSGATGNFTQTRTLAGMKGLVTNPKGEFIPRPIKSSFREGLTVLEYFINTHGARKGLADTALRTADSGYLTRRLVDVSQDVIVREGDCGTERGIVVDLAERQPDGTLIRDPYIETSAYARTLGTDAVDKDGNVIVERGRDLGDPEIEALLAAGITQVKVRSVLTCATGMGVCATCYGRSMATGKLVDIGEAVGIVAAQSIGEPGTQLTMRTFHQGGVGEDITGGLPRVQELFEARVPRGKAPIAEVSGRIRLEEGDKFYKITIVPDDGGDEVVYDKLSKRQRLRVFKHEDGTERVLADGDHVEVGQQLLEGSADPHEVLRVQGPREVQVHLVREVQEVYRAQGVSIHDKHIEVIVRQMLRRVTVIDSGSTEFLPGSLIDRAEFEAENRRVVAEGGEPAAGRPVLMGITKASLATDSWLSAASFQETTRVLTDAAINRRSDRLNGLKENVIIGKLIPAGTGISRYRNIQVQPTEEARAAAYTIPSYEDQYYSPDFGQATGAAVPLDDYGYSDYR; via the coding sequence GTGCTCGACGTCAACTTCTTCGATGAACTCCGCATCGGCCTGGCCACCGCCGACGATATCCGGCAGTGGTCCTACGGCGAGGTCAAAAAGCCGGAGACCATCAACTACCGCACGCTGAAGCCGGAGAAAGACGGCCTGTTCTGCGAGAAGATCTTCGGACCGACTCGCGACTGGGAGTGCTACTGCGGCAAGTACAAGCGGGTGCGGTTCAAGGGCATCATCTGTGAGCGTTGCGGTGTGGAGGTGACCCGCGCCAAGGTGCGCCGCGAGCGGATGGGCCACATTGAGCTGGCCGCCCCGGTCACCCACATCTGGTACTTCAAGGGCGTGCCGAGCCGGCTGGGGTATTTGCTGGACCTGGCGCCCAAGGACCTGGAGAAGATCATCTACTTTGCCGCTTACGTCATCACCGATGTCGACGAAGAACTGCGGCATAACGAGCTGTCGACGCTGGAAGCTGAGATGGCCGTGGAGCGCAAGGCCATTGAAGACCAGCGCGATGCCGATCTGGAGGCCCGCGCCCAGAAGCTGGAGGCCGACCTGGCCCAGCTGGAAGCGGAGGGTGCCAAAGCCGACGCCAAGCGCAAGGTGCGTGACGGCGGGGAGCGCGAGATGCGCCAGATCCGCGACCGGGCCCAGCGCGAGCTGGACCGGCTGGAGGAAATCTGGAGCACCTTCACCAAGCTGGCGCCCAAGCAGCTGATCGTCGACGAGAACCTGTACCGCGAGCTGGTCGACCGTTACGGGGAGTACTTCACCGGGGCGATGGGTGCGGAGGCGATCCAGAAGCTCATCGAGAACTTCGACATCGACGCCGAAGCTGAAGCGCTGCGTGAGGTCATCCGAAACGGCAAGGGGCAAAAGAAGCTTCGCGCGCTCAAGCGGCTCAAGGTGGTGGCGGCGTTCCAGCAGTCGGGCAACTCGCCGATGGGCATGGTGCTCGACGCGGTGCCGGTGATCCCGCCGGAGCTGCGCCCGATGGTGCAGCTCGACGGTGGCCGGTTCGCCACCAGTGACCTCAACGACCTGTACCGGCGGGTGATCAACCGCAACAACCGGCTCAAGCGACTGATCGACCTCGGTGCACCGGAGATCATCGTCAACAACGAGAAGCGCATGCTGCAGGAATCGGTGGACGCGCTGTTCGACAACGGCCGCCGCGGCCGCCCGGTCACCGGGCCGGGCAACCGTCCCCTGAAGTCGCTGTCGGATCTGCTCAAAGGCAAGCAGGGCCGGTTCCGCCAGAACCTGCTCGGTAAGCGTGTCGACTACTCGGGGCGTTCGGTGATCGTGGTCGGTCCGCAGCTCAAACTGCACCAGTGCGGTCTGCCCAAGCTGATGGCGTTGGAGCTGTTCAAGCCGTTTGTGATGAAGCGGCTGGTTGACCTCAACCACGCGCAGAACATCAAGAGCGCCAAGCGAATGGTGGAGCGTCAGCGTCCGCAGGTGTGGGACGTGCTCGAGGAGGTCATCGCCGAGCACCCGGTGCTGCTGAACCGGGCACCCACCTTGCACCGGCTGGGTATCCAGGCCTTCGAGCCAATGCTGATCGAGGGCAAGGCGATTCAGCTGCACCCGTTGGTGTGTGAGGCGTTCAACGCCGACTTCGACGGGGACCAGATGGCCGTGCACCTGCCGCTGTCCGCGGAAGCGCAGGCCGAGGCCCGCATCTTGATGCTGTCCTCCAACAACATCCTCTCGCCGGCGTCGGGACGGCCGCTGGCCATGCCGCGGCTGGACATGGTGACCGGGCTGTACTACCTGACCACCGAAGTGCCCGGCGATATCGGTGAATATCAGCCTGCCACCAAGGATTCGCCGGAACGCGGTGTCTACAGCTCGCCTGCGGAGGCCATCATGGCGATGGACCGTGGTGCTTTGAGCGTGCGGGCCAAGATCAAGGTACGGCTGACCCAGCTGCGTCCGCCACCGGAAGTCGAGGCGGAGCTCTTCGGCGAAAATGGTTGGCGCCCAGGAGATCCCTGGATGGCAGAAACCACGCTGGGCCGGGTGATGTTCAACGAACTGCTGCCCGTGGGATACCCCTTCGTCAACGAGCAGATGCACAAAAAGGTGCAGGCCACCATCATCAACGACCTCGCGGAGCGCTACCCGATGATCGTGGTGGCTCAGACCGTCGACAAGCTCAAGGACGCCGGTTTTTACTGGGCCACCCGAAGCGGTGTGACCGTGTCGATGGCCGACGTACTGGTGGCGCCGGGCAAGCAGGAGATCCTCGACGCGTACGAGGAGCGGGCCGACAAGGTGGAAAAACAGTTCCAGCGTGGTGCGTTGAACCGTGACGAGCGCAACGAGGCACTCGTGGAGATCTGGAAAGAGGCCACCGACGAAGTCGGTCAGCGGCTGCGGGAGCACTACCCGGACGACAATCCGATCATCATGATCGTCGATTCGGGTGCCACCGGGAACTTCACCCAGACCCGCACACTGGCCGGGATGAAGGGGCTGGTGACCAACCCGAAGGGGGAGTTCATTCCGCGGCCGATCAAATCGTCGTTCCGCGAGGGCCTGACGGTGCTGGAGTACTTCATCAACACCCACGGCGCCCGGAAGGGTCTGGCGGACACCGCTTTGCGAACCGCCGACTCAGGTTATCTGACCCGGCGCCTGGTCGACGTGTCGCAGGACGTCATTGTGCGCGAGGGTGACTGCGGCACCGAGCGCGGCATCGTCGTGGACTTGGCAGAACGTCAGCCCGACGGCACCTTGATTCGCGATCCCTATATCGAGACCTCGGCCTATGCGCGCACGTTGGGCACCGACGCGGTCGACAAGGACGGCAACGTCATCGTCGAGCGCGGCCGGGATCTGGGTGACCCCGAGATCGAGGCGTTGCTGGCGGCCGGCATCACCCAGGTGAAGGTGCGGTCGGTGCTGACCTGTGCGACCGGGATGGGGGTCTGCGCGACCTGTTACGGACGGTCGATGGCGACCGGCAAACTGGTCGACATCGGCGAAGCCGTCGGTATCGTCGCGGCCCAGTCCATCGGCGAGCCCGGGACACAGCTGACGATGCGGACATTCCACCAGGGCGGTGTCGGTGAGGACATCACCGGCGGTCTGCCGCGGGTCCAGGAGCTGTTCGAGGCCCGGGTGCCCCGGGGTAAGGCACCGATCGCCGAGGTGAGCGGCCGGATACGGCTCGAGGAGGGCGACAAGTTCTACAAGATCACCATCGTCCCCGACGATGGCGGCGACGAGGTGGTCTACGACAAGCTCTCCAAGCGTCAGCGGCTGCGGGTGTTCAAGCATGAGGACGGCACCGAGCGGGTACTCGCCGACGGCGACCACGTCGAGGTCGGCCAGCAGCTGCTGGAAGGCTCCGCTGATCCGCACGAGGTGCTCCGGGTACAGGGTCCCCGCGAGGTGCAGGTTCACCTGGTCCGGGAGGTTCAGGAGGTCTACCGGGCGCAGGGTGTGTCGATCCACGACAAGCACATCGAGGTGATCGTGCGGCAGATGCTGCGGCGTGTGACCGTCATCGATTCGGGCTCAACCGAGTTCTTGCCCGGCTCGCTGATCGATCGCGCGGAATTCGAGGCCGAAAACCGCCGGGTGGTGGCCGAAGGCGGCGAGCCTGCCGCCGGTCGCCCCGTGCTGATGGGGATCACCAAGGCGAGCCTCGCCACCGACTCGTGGCTGAGCGCGGCGTCGTTCCAGGAGACCACCCGCGTGCTGACCGATGCGGCGATCAACCGTCGCAGCGACCGGCTCAACGGTCTGAAGGAGAACGTGATCATCGGCAAGCTGATCCCGGCCGGGACCGGGATTTCCCGCTACCGCAACATCCAGGTGCAGCCCACCGAGGAGGCGCGCGCGGCTGCCTACACGATCCCGTCGTACGAGGACCAGTACTACAGCCCCGATTTCGGGCAGGCCACCGGGGCTGCGGTGCCGCTGGACGACTACGGCTACTCGGATTACCGGTAG
- the rplJ gene encoding 50S ribosomal protein L10, whose product MVRAEKATAVADIAEQFKVSTAALITEYRGLTVANLAELRRSLRPSATYAVAKNTLVKRAAAEAGIEGLDELFVGPTAIAFVTGEPVDAAKALKTFAKEHKALVIKGGYMDGRPLTVAEVERIADLESREVLLAKLAGAMKGNLAKAAGLFSAPASQVARLVAALQDKKAAEAPAGAAAQTPADNAPDNQ is encoded by the coding sequence ATGGTCCGGGCGGAAAAGGCCACGGCCGTCGCAGACATCGCAGAGCAGTTCAAGGTCTCGACTGCCGCTTTGATCACCGAGTATCGCGGTCTCACGGTGGCCAACCTGGCCGAGCTGCGCCGGTCTTTGCGCCCCTCAGCCACCTATGCGGTGGCGAAGAACACTCTGGTCAAAAGGGCCGCGGCCGAGGCCGGCATCGAAGGTCTCGATGAGCTGTTCGTGGGCCCCACGGCAATCGCGTTCGTCACCGGCGAGCCGGTGGACGCCGCCAAGGCCCTCAAAACCTTCGCCAAGGAGCACAAGGCGCTGGTCATCAAGGGCGGCTACATGGATGGGCGCCCGCTCACGGTGGCCGAGGTCGAGCGCATCGCCGACTTGGAGTCCCGTGAGGTGCTGCTGGCCAAACTGGCCGGCGCGATGAAAGGCAACCTCGCCAAGGCGGCTGGGCTATTCAGCGCGCCGGCGTCCCAGGTGGCCCGGCTGGTGGCTGCCCTCCAGGACAAGAAGGCCGCCGAGGCTCCCGCCGGCGCGGCCGCGCAAACCCCCGCAGACAACGCACCGGACAACCAATAA
- a CDS encoding deoxyribonuclease IV translates to MLIGSHVSPQHPLAAAQSEGADIVQIFLGNPQSWKKPTPRDDAEQLRKSPVPLYVHAPYLINVASANNRVRIPSRKMLQDTCDAAAEIAATAVIVHGGHADDDDIQAGCERWRKAMERLETDVPVYLENTAGGEHAMARHFDTIARLWDHIGDTGIGFCLDTCHTWAAGESLVAAVDRIKSITGRIDLVHCNDSRDAAGSGADRHANIGAGQIDPEVLISVIKAAGAPVVCETPDAGRRDDIAFLRAHLAG, encoded by the coding sequence GTGCTGATCGGTTCGCACGTCAGCCCGCAGCATCCGCTGGCTGCGGCCCAGTCCGAGGGCGCCGATATCGTGCAGATCTTCCTCGGCAACCCGCAGAGCTGGAAGAAGCCCACACCGCGCGATGATGCCGAGCAGCTGCGGAAATCCCCGGTGCCGCTGTATGTCCATGCGCCGTATCTGATCAACGTCGCCTCCGCGAACAACCGCGTGCGCATTCCCTCCCGCAAGATGCTGCAGGACACCTGCGACGCGGCCGCCGAGATCGCGGCCACCGCCGTGATCGTGCACGGCGGCCACGCCGATGACGATGACATTCAGGCCGGTTGTGAGCGGTGGCGCAAGGCGATGGAGCGCCTCGAGACCGACGTCCCGGTGTATCTGGAGAACACCGCCGGCGGGGAGCACGCGATGGCCCGCCACTTCGACACCATCGCGCGGCTGTGGGACCACATCGGCGATACCGGTATCGGCTTTTGTCTTGACACCTGCCACACCTGGGCGGCCGGCGAGTCGCTGGTCGCCGCCGTCGATCGCATCAAGTCGATCACGGGCCGAATCGATTTGGTGCATTGCAACGACTCCAGAGACGCAGCGGGCTCGGGCGCGGACCGCCACGCCAACATCGGCGCCGGCCAAATCGACCCGGAGGTGCTGATCAGCGTCATCAAAGCGGCCGGCGCGCCGGTCGTCTGCGAAACCCCGGACGCGGGCCGCAGGGACGATATCGCTTTCCTGCGCGCACACCTGGCCGGTTAG
- the rpoB gene encoding DNA-directed RNA polymerase subunit beta, which produces MAVTRQTKTNPHTSSYNSVPGAPNRISFAKLREPLEVPGLLDVQLDSFDWLIGAPRWREAALARGEAQPLSGLEEVLAELSPIEDFSGSMSLSFSDPRFDEVKAPIDECKDKDMTYAAPLFVTAEFINNNTGEIKSQTVFMGDFPMMTEKGTFIINGTERVVVSQLVRSPGVYFDETIDKSTDKTLHSVKVIPSRGAWLEFDVDKRDTVGVRIDRKRRQPVTVLLKALGWTGQQITERFGFSEIMMSTLDKDNTAGTDDALLDIYRKLRPGEPPTKESAQTLLENLFFKDKRYDLARVGRYKVNKKLGLDVALTTVTLTEEDIVATIEYLVRLHEGHPTMTVPGGVEVLVETDDIDHFGNRRLRTVGELIQNQIRVGMSRMERVVRERMTTQDVEAITPQTLINIRPVVAAIKEFFGTSQLSQFMDQNNPLSGLTHKRRLSALGPGGLSRERAGLEVRDVHSSHYGRMCPIETPEGPNIGLIGSLSVYARVNPFGFIETPYRKVVDGVVTDQIEYLTADEEDRHVVAQANSPLDDDGRFTEARVLVRRKGGEVEYVSSSEVDYMDVSPRQMVSVATAMIPFLEHDDANRALMGANMQRQAVPLVRSERPLVGTGMELRAAIDAGDVVVADESGVVEEVSADYITVMTDNGTRHTYRMRKFARTNHGTCANQRPIVDAGDRVEAGQVIADGPCTDHGEMALGKNLLVAIMPWEGHNYEDAIIISNRLVEEDILTSIHIEEHEIDARDTKLGAEEITRDIPNVSDEALADLDERGIVRIGAEVRDGDILVGKVTPKGETELTPEERLLRAIFGEKAREVRDTSLKVPHGESGKVIGIRVFSRDEDDELPAGVNELVRVYVAQKRKISDGDKLAGRHGNKGVIGKILPVEDMPFLPDGTPVDIILNTHGVPRRMNIGQILETHLGWCAHSGWKIDTSKGVPDWASKMPEELLEAEPNTIVATPVFDGAREEELQGLLSATLPNRDGEVLVDGDGKAVLYDGRSGEPFPYPVTVGYMYIMKLHHLVDDKIHARSTGPYSMITQQPLGGKAQFGGQRFGEMECWAMQAYGAAYTLQELLTIKSDDTVGRVKVYEAIVKGENIPEPGIPESFKVLLKELQSLCLNVEVLAKDGAAIELREGEDDDLERAAANLGINLSRNESASVEDLA; this is translated from the coding sequence TTGGCAGTTACCCGCCAGACCAAGACCAACCCTCACACGTCGTCCTACAACTCCGTCCCCGGAGCGCCTAACCGTATTTCCTTCGCCAAGCTTCGCGAACCCCTCGAAGTTCCGGGGCTGCTTGATGTGCAACTCGACTCCTTCGACTGGCTGATCGGCGCGCCGCGCTGGCGCGAGGCCGCGCTCGCCCGCGGTGAGGCCCAGCCGCTCAGCGGGCTCGAGGAAGTCCTCGCCGAGCTGTCGCCGATCGAGGACTTTTCCGGGTCGATGTCACTGTCTTTTTCCGATCCTCGGTTTGATGAGGTCAAAGCCCCCATCGACGAGTGCAAAGACAAGGACATGACGTATGCGGCCCCGCTGTTCGTCACCGCCGAGTTCATCAACAACAACACCGGCGAGATCAAGAGCCAGACGGTGTTCATGGGCGACTTCCCGATGATGACCGAAAAAGGCACGTTCATCATCAACGGGACCGAGCGGGTGGTGGTCAGCCAGCTGGTGCGCTCACCCGGGGTGTACTTCGACGAGACCATCGACAAGTCCACGGACAAGACGCTGCACTCGGTCAAGGTGATCCCGAGCCGCGGTGCCTGGCTGGAATTCGACGTCGACAAACGTGACACCGTCGGGGTGCGCATCGACCGCAAACGCCGCCAGCCGGTCACTGTGCTGCTCAAGGCGCTGGGCTGGACCGGCCAGCAGATCACCGAGCGGTTCGGTTTTTCCGAGATCATGATGTCCACGCTGGACAAGGACAACACCGCCGGCACCGACGACGCGTTGCTGGACATCTACCGCAAGCTGCGCCCCGGCGAACCGCCGACCAAAGAGTCCGCCCAGACGCTGCTGGAGAATCTGTTCTTCAAGGACAAGCGCTACGACCTGGCCCGGGTCGGCCGCTACAAGGTCAACAAGAAACTCGGCCTGGACGTTGCGCTCACCACCGTGACCCTGACCGAAGAGGATATCGTCGCCACCATCGAATACCTGGTGCGGCTGCATGAGGGACATCCCACGATGACCGTCCCCGGCGGTGTCGAGGTGCTGGTGGAAACCGACGATATCGACCATTTCGGCAACCGTCGGCTGCGCACGGTCGGCGAGTTGATCCAAAACCAGATCCGGGTGGGCATGTCCCGGATGGAGCGGGTGGTGCGCGAGCGGATGACCACCCAGGATGTCGAGGCGATCACCCCGCAGACGCTGATCAACATCCGCCCGGTGGTCGCCGCGATCAAGGAGTTCTTCGGCACCAGCCAGCTCTCCCAGTTCATGGACCAGAACAACCCGCTGTCGGGGCTCACCCACAAGCGGCGGCTCTCGGCGCTGGGCCCGGGCGGCCTGTCCCGGGAACGCGCCGGGCTGGAGGTCCGCGACGTGCACTCGAGCCACTACGGGCGGATGTGCCCGATCGAGACCCCCGAGGGACCCAACATCGGTCTGATCGGCTCGCTGTCGGTGTACGCCCGGGTCAACCCGTTTGGGTTCATCGAAACCCCGTACCGCAAGGTGGTCGACGGTGTGGTGACCGACCAGATCGAATACCTGACCGCCGACGAGGAAGACCGCCACGTCGTCGCGCAGGCCAACTCCCCGCTCGACGATGACGGCCGGTTCACCGAGGCCCGGGTACTGGTGCGCCGCAAGGGCGGCGAGGTCGAGTACGTGTCCTCCTCCGAGGTGGATTACATGGACGTCTCGCCGCGCCAGATGGTGTCGGTGGCCACCGCCATGATCCCGTTCTTGGAGCATGACGACGCCAACCGCGCCCTGATGGGGGCCAACATGCAGCGCCAGGCCGTTCCGCTGGTGCGCAGCGAGCGGCCCCTGGTGGGCACCGGGATGGAGTTGCGCGCCGCGATCGACGCCGGCGACGTCGTCGTCGCCGACGAGAGCGGTGTCGTCGAAGAAGTGTCCGCCGACTACATCACGGTGATGACCGATAACGGCACCCGGCACACGTACCGGATGCGCAAGTTCGCCCGCACCAACCACGGCACCTGCGCCAACCAGCGTCCGATCGTCGACGCCGGTGACCGGGTGGAGGCCGGTCAGGTGATCGCCGACGGCCCGTGCACCGACCACGGCGAGATGGCCCTGGGCAAGAACCTGCTGGTGGCGATCATGCCGTGGGAAGGCCACAACTACGAGGACGCGATCATCATCTCCAACCGGCTCGTCGAGGAGGACATCCTCACCTCGATCCACATCGAGGAACACGAGATCGACGCCCGCGACACCAAACTGGGCGCGGAGGAGATCACCCGCGATATCCCCAACGTCTCCGACGAGGCGCTGGCCGACCTCGACGAGCGCGGTATCGTGCGCATCGGCGCCGAGGTTCGCGACGGCGACATCCTGGTCGGCAAGGTGACCCCGAAGGGGGAGACCGAGCTGACCCCCGAGGAGCGGCTGCTGCGGGCGATCTTCGGCGAGAAGGCCCGCGAAGTCCGGGACACCTCGCTGAAGGTGCCGCACGGCGAATCCGGCAAGGTGATCGGCATCCGGGTGTTCTCCCGCGACGAGGACGACGAACTGCCGGCCGGCGTCAACGAACTGGTCCGCGTGTACGTGGCCCAGAAACGTAAGATCTCCGACGGCGACAAACTGGCCGGCCGGCACGGCAACAAGGGCGTGATCGGCAAGATTCTGCCCGTCGAGGATATGCCGTTCCTGCCGGACGGCACCCCGGTGGACATCATCCTCAACACCCATGGGGTGCCGCGCCGGATGAACATCGGCCAGATCCTGGAAACCCATCTGGGCTGGTGCGCGCACAGCGGCTGGAAGATCGACACCTCCAAGGGGGTGCCGGACTGGGCGTCCAAGATGCCCGAGGAGCTGCTGGAGGCCGAGCCGAACACGATCGTGGCCACACCGGTGTTCGATGGCGCGCGGGAGGAGGAGCTGCAGGGTCTGCTGTCGGCCACGCTGCCCAACCGCGACGGCGAGGTGCTGGTCGACGGTGACGGCAAGGCGGTGCTCTACGACGGCCGCTCCGGGGAACCGTTCCCCTACCCGGTGACCGTCGGCTACATGTACATCATGAAGCTGCACCACCTGGTGGACGACAAGATCCACGCCCGCTCCACCGGCCCGTACTCGATGATCACCCAGCAGCCGCTCGGTGGTAAGGCGCAATTCGGTGGTCAGCGGTTCGGTGAGATGGAGTGCTGGGCCATGCAGGCCTACGGCGCCGCCTACACGCTGCAGGAGCTGTTGACCATCAAATCCGACGACACCGTCGGGCGGGTCAAGGTCTACGAGGCGATCGTCAAGGGCGAAAACATCCCCGAACCGGGTATCCCCGAGTCGTTCAAGGTGCTGCTCAAGGAACTGCAGTCGCTGTGCCTGAACGTGGAGGTGCTCGCCAAAGACGGCGCGGCTATCGAGCTGCGCGAGGGTGAAGACGACGACCTGGAGCGGGCTGCAGCCAACTTGGGAATCAATTTGTCGCGCAACGAATCCGCGTCCGTCGAGGACCTCGCCTGA
- the rplL gene encoding 50S ribosomal protein L7/L12 encodes MAKLTTDELLDAFKDMTLLELSDFVKKFEETFEVTAAAPVAAVAAAPGAGPAAAAEEAEEQTEFDVILESAGDKKIGVIKVVREIVSGLGLKEAKDLVDSAPKPVLEKVGKEAAEEAKNKLEAAGASVTVK; translated from the coding sequence ATGGCTAAGCTCACCACCGACGAGCTGCTCGACGCGTTCAAGGACATGACCTTGCTGGAGCTCTCCGACTTCGTCAAGAAGTTCGAGGAGACCTTCGAGGTCACCGCGGCCGCCCCGGTCGCCGCCGTGGCGGCGGCTCCGGGAGCCGGGCCGGCGGCTGCCGCTGAGGAGGCTGAGGAGCAGACCGAGTTCGACGTCATCCTCGAATCGGCCGGCGACAAGAAAATCGGCGTCATCAAAGTTGTCCGCGAGATCGTCTCCGGCCTGGGCCTCAAGGAAGCCAAGGATTTGGTCGACAGCGCGCCCAAGCCGGTACTGGAGAAGGTCGGCAAGGAGGCGGCCGAGGAGGCCAAGAACAAGTTGGAGGCCGCCGGCGCCAGCGTCACCGTCAAGTAG